One stretch of Chitinophaga pendula DNA includes these proteins:
- the kynU gene encoding kynureninase has translation MYLATLAFAEEQDRLDTLRPFRDAFHFPQRNGKDAIYLCGNSLGLQPKGVKGAIDQELKDWQEHAVEGYWKAQHPWLYYQEYCSKPMAAIVGAKAGEVTVMNTLTVNLHLLMMTFYKPTQQRFKILMEAGAFPSDQYAIETQVRLHGFDPETAIIEVAPREGAHLIESEDILQIINDQSSSLALILLGGINYYTGQLFDIQAITAAAHQAGAIAGFDLAHVAGNVPVSLHDWGVDFAVWCSYKYLNGGPGAAGGAYIHEKHASDPGLIRLGGWWGNEETTRFKMEKGFVPKTNAGGWQISTAQVFNMVSLRASLALFESAGMSALRAKSISLTNYLRFLLEQLTGIEFEIITPKNCEEHGAQLSLLFRNRGKEVHQQMTNAGIIVDWREPGVIRVSPTPLYNSYTDVFHFYEIIANIASNA, from the coding sequence ATGTATCTGGCGACATTAGCATTTGCCGAAGAGCAAGATAGACTGGACACTTTACGGCCTTTCCGGGACGCGTTTCATTTTCCCCAACGTAATGGTAAGGATGCCATTTACTTGTGTGGAAACTCGCTGGGATTACAGCCTAAAGGAGTGAAAGGGGCTATTGATCAGGAGCTGAAAGATTGGCAAGAGCATGCGGTAGAAGGATACTGGAAGGCGCAGCATCCATGGTTATACTACCAGGAATACTGCAGTAAGCCGATGGCGGCAATTGTCGGAGCAAAGGCAGGTGAGGTAACAGTAATGAATACACTTACAGTGAACCTGCACTTGTTGATGATGACATTTTACAAGCCTACGCAGCAGCGATTCAAGATATTAATGGAGGCAGGAGCATTTCCGAGTGACCAGTATGCAATTGAAACACAGGTACGTTTACATGGATTTGATCCGGAGACAGCAATAATAGAAGTAGCTCCCCGAGAAGGCGCGCATTTGATTGAAAGCGAGGATATTTTACAAATTATTAACGATCAAAGTAGTAGCTTAGCTTTAATATTATTGGGGGGAATAAACTATTATACCGGCCAGTTGTTTGATATACAGGCTATTACTGCGGCCGCTCATCAGGCAGGTGCCATTGCTGGGTTCGACCTGGCGCATGTGGCAGGAAATGTTCCAGTATCACTTCATGATTGGGGTGTAGATTTTGCAGTATGGTGTTCGTATAAATATCTGAATGGAGGACCCGGCGCCGCGGGAGGCGCATATATACATGAAAAGCATGCATCGGACCCAGGCTTAATCAGACTAGGCGGATGGTGGGGCAATGAAGAGACCACCAGATTTAAAATGGAGAAAGGCTTTGTGCCTAAGACCAATGCCGGCGGTTGGCAGATCAGTACAGCACAGGTATTTAATATGGTATCGTTGAGAGCATCATTGGCTTTATTTGAATCTGCAGGGATGTCTGCACTACGCGCAAAGAGTATTTCATTAACCAACTATTTACGGTTTTTGCTGGAACAGTTGACAGGTATAGAATTTGAAATAATAACACCAAAAAATTGTGAAGAACATGGTGCACAATTATCTTTGTTGTTCCGCAACAGGGGTAAAGAGGTACATCAACAAATGACAAATGCCGGTATTATAGTGGATTGGAGGGAACCCGGAGTGATACGGGTATCGCCGACGCCCTTATATAATTCGTATACAGACGTATTTCATTTTTATGAAATCATTGCAAATATTGCTTCAAACGCTTAA
- a CDS encoding 2'-5' RNA ligase family protein: MNFERNERPRKYSSDTNKENDSPREENPGGYSRPNFNNEREGRPAYNRDRDDRSGGYNRDRDGRSDYNRGDRDRPDYNRGDRDMRPDYNRGDRDGGGGYNRDRDGGGGGGYRDRDGGGGGYRDRDGGGGGYRDRDGGGGGYRDRDGGGGGYRDRDGGGGYNRDGGGGGYNRGGGGGGYDRGGGGGGYNRGGGGGYDRGGGGGGYNRGGGGGYNRGGGGGYDRGGGGGYDRGGGGGYNRGGGGYGQGQGGRMRRPMPPKPDNKIYFIALLPTAEVGKEIIKIKQEFAEKYGPVYALKVLPHITLQVPFTADPALEKAFCDELAEFAKTQAPFEVSLNGFGTFPNKQNRVLFINVEKSETISAMHRQLINFLRKEFGFSTMLARTGFTPHVTVSFKDLTDEQFNEAWPEYENKEYTASFKVNNLYFLRHNGKSWEVLQKCKLGGA; this comes from the coding sequence ATGAATTTTGAGAGAAACGAACGCCCCCGTAAGTACTCTTCTGACACTAACAAAGAGAATGATTCCCCTAGAGAAGAGAATCCGGGAGGTTACAGCAGGCCCAACTTCAATAATGAAAGGGAAGGCAGACCAGCCTACAACAGGGATCGCGATGACAGATCCGGTGGCTATAACAGGGACCGTGATGGAAGGTCCGATTACAATCGCGGAGACCGTGATCGCCCAGATTATAACAGGGGAGACCGTGATATGAGACCCGACTATAACCGTGGAGACCGTGATGGCGGTGGTGGTTACAACCGTGACCGTGATGGCGGTGGTGGTGGTGGATACCGTGACCGTGATGGCGGCGGTGGTGGATACCGTGACCGCGATGGCGGTGGTGGTGGATACCGTGACCGCGATGGCGGTGGTGGTGGATACCGTGACCGTGATGGCGGTGGTGGTGGATACCGTGACCGTGATGGCGGTGGTGGTTACAACCGTGATGGCGGTGGCGGTGGTTACAACCGTGGCGGCGGCGGCGGTGGTTACGATCGTGGTGGTGGCGGTGGTGGTTACAACCGCGGTGGCGGTGGTGGTTACGATCGCGGCGGCGGTGGTGGTGGTTACAATCGCGGTGGCGGTGGTGGTTACAACCGCGGTGGCGGTGGTGGTTACGATCGCGGCGGTGGTGGTGGTTACGATCGCGGTGGCGGTGGTGGTTACAACCGCGGCGGTGGTGGTTACGGCCAGGGTCAAGGTGGCCGTATGCGTCGCCCCATGCCTCCAAAGCCAGATAATAAAATATACTTTATTGCGCTATTGCCAACCGCTGAAGTTGGTAAGGAGATCATCAAAATAAAACAAGAGTTTGCAGAAAAATATGGTCCGGTATACGCCTTAAAAGTGTTGCCGCATATAACGCTGCAGGTACCGTTCACTGCTGATCCTGCCCTGGAAAAAGCGTTCTGTGACGAGCTGGCTGAATTTGCCAAAACTCAGGCTCCTTTTGAAGTATCGCTCAATGGTTTTGGTACGTTCCCGAACAAACAGAACCGTGTACTCTTTATCAATGTAGAGAAGAGTGAAACGATTTCTGCTATGCATCGTCAACTGATAAACTTCTTACGTAAGGAGTTCGGCTTTAGTACTATGCTGGCTCGTACCGGATTTACGCCACACGTGACCGTATCTTTTAAAGATCTGACCGATGAGCAGTTTAACGAGGCATGGCCTGAATACGAGAACAAAGAATATACTGCTTCCTTTAAGGTGAATAACCTTTACTTCCTGCGTCACAATGGTAAGTCATGGGAAGTATTACAGAAATGTAAGTTAGGCGGCGCCTGA
- a CDS encoding TIGR00266 family protein, which yields MPNNHEIDYRIFGEEMQIVEVELDPQETAVAESGSFMMMDQEIQMQTMFGDGSQPSQGFLGKLLSAGKRILTGESLFMTAFTNIGQGKKRVSFAAPYPGRIIPMDLGLMGGKVICQKDAFLCAAKGVSVGIEFQRRLGTGIFGGEGFIMQKLEGDGLAFVHAGGMVVEKELQAGEVLKIDTGCVVAYTQNIDFDIEFIKGVKNMVFGGEGLFFAVLRGPGKVWIQSLPISRLASRILAYGTGPRKEEGSILGGLGNLLDGD from the coding sequence ATGCCTAATAATCACGAAATAGACTACCGAATATTTGGGGAAGAAATGCAGATCGTAGAGGTGGAATTAGATCCTCAAGAGACTGCTGTAGCTGAAAGTGGCAGCTTTATGATGATGGACCAGGAGATCCAGATGCAAACCATGTTTGGCGATGGTTCACAGCCTTCCCAGGGATTTTTAGGTAAATTATTATCTGCCGGTAAGCGGATACTAACGGGAGAGAGCCTGTTTATGACTGCATTTACAAATATCGGACAGGGTAAGAAACGGGTGAGTTTTGCGGCTCCTTATCCCGGGCGGATCATTCCAATGGACCTGGGGTTAATGGGGGGTAAAGTGATCTGTCAGAAAGATGCTTTCTTGTGTGCTGCTAAAGGAGTAAGTGTAGGAATTGAGTTCCAGCGTAGGTTAGGTACAGGAATATTTGGTGGCGAAGGGTTTATCATGCAGAAACTGGAGGGGGATGGGCTCGCTTTCGTGCATGCAGGTGGTATGGTGGTAGAGAAAGAGTTGCAAGCAGGAGAGGTGTTAAAGATTGATACGGGTTGTGTGGTCGCATACACACAGAATATAGATTTTGATATAGAATTCATAAAAGGGGTCAAGAATATGGTATTCGGCGGTGAGGGATTATTCTTCGCTGTGCTGAGAGGTCCTGGTAAGGTATGGATACAGTCATTACCTATCAGTCGTTTGGCCAGCCGTATATTGGCTTATGGAACAGGGCCCCGGAAAGAAGAAGGAAGTATACTGGGAGGTCTGGGTAATTTACTGGATGGTGATTGA
- a CDS encoding efflux RND transporter permease subunit encodes MQDNLNKEFKPTSWAIDNKVSIYVATIILAIAGIMAYNSLPKEQFPEVVFPQFYVSTQYYGTSPEDMETLVTKPIEKQLGGISGVKSIKSTSMQDYSAITIEFNAGEDMERARQEVRQKVDDAKPDLPTNLSTDGKEPQITKVDVSQIPIMNVNLSGDFDLQSLKRYADEMQDRIEALTEITRVDIVGALDREIQINVDKYKMDAAKINFDDLMGAVRSENLTMSGGLVNMDGQKRTLSVKGEYKDPTKIANIVVRGQSGAIVYLKDIAEIKDGFKEQESYARLNGKNVITLNVIKQSGKNLIDASDKIRKIIDEMKEDYLPKGLDVTITADQSDSTRVTLHDLINTIIIGFVLVTLILMFFMGAVNAIFVALSVPISMFIAFLLMPAYGFTLNMMVLFSFLLALGIVVDDAIVVIENVHRIFYERKDIGIVRAAKVAAGEVFLPVFSGTLTVLAPFVPLLFWPGVIGKFMFFLPVTLITTLGASLIVAYIINPVFAVDFMDRHEGENHPKPTFNRKFAILTGVFAFIALIGYAASGAGVGNFVVFIYLMIVLERFWLGGVARKFQSNIWPRVQERYRRILKWCMIGWRPIWILIGTFGLLIFSIFLTAVRNPKVVFFPSADPNFIYAYIELPNGTDQRYTDSITNIIEQRITKVVGKNNPIVKSIISNVAVGAGDPSQMDMSVQPQKGKVTVAFVEFGQRHGQSSKEYLGKIRDAVKGIPGADITVEQEQGGPPTGKPINIEISGDEFEELTSASERLKRYLDSLQIAGVEELKTDFQSNKPEILVNIDRERANREGISTKTVGDALRNALYGLEVSKFRDPDDDYPIMVRFQESQRNNINTLMSTNLTYRDMNHGGVIRQVPLSAVADIRYSNTYASIKRIDQKRVVTLYSNVLTGYNANEVVQQIQTAMQEFPKPTGVTMKMTGEQEDQQETSNFLLAAMLGAFGLILMIMVTQFNSVGRPLVIFMEILFSIIGVFLGFSIFGMDISIVMTGVGIMALAGIVVRNGIVLVEFTDLLVQQGTPVYDAVIEGGRTRMTPVLLTAIAAILGLIPLAVGLNIDFATLFSEFNPHIFFGGDNVAFWGPLAWTMVYGLVFATFLTLILVPVMYAMNKRSIDVLDYLGWPRGLKYVPFLVLIAKLFLKKETVKKLHDPHYVSSKPYEFFRNPEGASPVNAGSKEGNGVSAHH; translated from the coding sequence ATGCAAGACAACCTGAATAAAGAATTTAAGCCGACCAGTTGGGCTATCGATAATAAGGTAAGCATTTATGTTGCTACCATTATCCTGGCGATCGCAGGTATCATGGCTTATAATAGTCTACCTAAAGAACAATTCCCGGAAGTAGTATTTCCTCAGTTTTATGTTAGTACGCAATACTATGGTACTTCTCCGGAAGATATGGAAACACTGGTGACCAAACCGATAGAAAAACAATTGGGTGGTATATCCGGTGTGAAATCTATCAAGAGTACATCCATGCAGGATTACTCTGCCATCACCATAGAATTTAATGCCGGTGAGGATATGGAACGTGCGAGGCAGGAGGTGAGACAGAAAGTAGATGATGCCAAGCCAGATCTTCCGACTAACCTTAGTACGGATGGTAAGGAGCCACAGATCACCAAGGTGGATGTATCGCAGATACCTATTATGAACGTAAATCTGTCCGGTGATTTTGATCTGCAATCCCTTAAACGTTATGCGGATGAAATGCAGGATCGTATAGAGGCACTGACAGAGATCACGCGTGTGGACATCGTAGGGGCACTGGACCGGGAGATACAGATCAACGTTGATAAATACAAAATGGATGCTGCCAAGATCAACTTTGATGATCTGATGGGCGCTGTAAGGTCAGAAAACCTGACTATGTCTGGTGGTTTGGTGAATATGGATGGTCAGAAACGTACACTCAGTGTAAAAGGGGAATATAAAGATCCCACTAAGATTGCCAACATCGTTGTGCGGGGACAATCCGGAGCAATTGTTTACCTGAAAGACATTGCTGAGATAAAGGACGGATTTAAGGAGCAGGAGAGTTATGCGCGTCTGAACGGAAAGAATGTGATCACTCTGAACGTGATCAAACAGAGTGGTAAGAACCTGATTGATGCCAGTGATAAGATCCGAAAAATCATCGATGAGATGAAAGAAGACTACCTGCCTAAAGGGTTGGATGTAACCATTACAGCAGACCAGTCTGATTCTACACGGGTGACCTTACACGACCTGATCAATACGATCATCATTGGTTTTGTATTGGTAACGTTGATCCTGATGTTCTTCATGGGGGCGGTGAATGCAATCTTTGTGGCACTGTCTGTACCTATATCCATGTTCATTGCGTTCCTGCTGATGCCAGCGTATGGGTTCACACTCAATATGATGGTGTTGTTCTCCTTCCTACTGGCCTTAGGTATCGTAGTGGATGATGCGATCGTGGTGATTGAGAATGTGCATCGCATATTCTATGAACGGAAGGATATCGGAATTGTACGAGCGGCGAAGGTAGCGGCGGGAGAAGTGTTCCTTCCCGTGTTCTCCGGAACGCTGACGGTGTTGGCACCGTTTGTACCGTTGTTATTCTGGCCTGGTGTGATCGGTAAATTTATGTTCTTCCTGCCGGTGACGCTGATTACTACATTGGGAGCTTCATTGATAGTAGCTTATATCATTAACCCGGTATTCGCCGTTGACTTCATGGATCGTCATGAAGGTGAAAACCATCCTAAGCCTACTTTTAACAGGAAGTTTGCTATTCTTACCGGTGTATTTGCCTTTATCGCACTTATTGGCTATGCAGCCAGTGGTGCAGGTGTCGGTAACTTTGTAGTGTTCATTTACCTGATGATTGTGCTGGAGCGATTTTGGCTGGGAGGAGTTGCCCGGAAATTCCAGAGTAATATATGGCCTCGTGTACAGGAGCGTTACAGGCGCATATTAAAATGGTGTATGATAGGGTGGCGTCCGATATGGATATTGATTGGGACTTTCGGTCTGCTGATATTCAGTATTTTCCTGACAGCTGTGCGTAATCCTAAGGTGGTATTCTTCCCTTCAGCGGATCCTAACTTCATCTATGCATATATCGAATTGCCTAATGGTACAGATCAGCGATATACGGATTCTATCACAAATATCATTGAGCAGCGGATCACAAAAGTGGTAGGTAAGAATAATCCTATTGTAAAATCCATTATATCGAACGTAGCAGTAGGCGCCGGAGATCCCAGTCAGATGGACATGAGTGTGCAGCCGCAGAAAGGTAAGGTGACAGTTGCTTTCGTGGAATTTGGACAGCGCCATGGTCAATCCAGTAAAGAATACTTAGGTAAAATCCGTGATGCTGTAAAGGGTATCCCGGGTGCAGATATTACCGTTGAACAGGAGCAAGGCGGGCCTCCGACTGGTAAACCTATTAACATTGAGATATCCGGTGATGAATTTGAGGAGCTCACTAGCGCATCTGAGCGTTTGAAGCGATACTTGGATTCCTTACAGATTGCTGGTGTCGAGGAGTTGAAGACGGACTTCCAGAGTAATAAGCCTGAGATCCTGGTGAATATTGATCGTGAAAGAGCGAACAGGGAGGGTATCTCTACCAAGACTGTTGGTGATGCCTTGCGTAATGCATTATATGGTTTGGAAGTATCCAAATTCAGAGATCCGGATGATGACTATCCTATTATGGTACGCTTCCAGGAAAGCCAGCGTAATAACATCAATACACTGATGAGTACGAATCTGACCTACCGGGATATGAACCATGGCGGTGTGATCAGGCAGGTGCCTTTGTCTGCGGTAGCTGATATCCGCTATTCCAATACTTATGCAAGTATTAAACGTATAGATCAGAAGCGAGTGGTGACGTTGTATTCTAACGTGTTGACGGGGTACAATGCAAATGAGGTGGTACAACAAATACAGACGGCCATGCAGGAATTCCCTAAACCGACTGGTGTGACGATGAAGATGACCGGTGAGCAGGAAGATCAGCAGGAGACATCCAACTTCCTATTAGCTGCGATGCTGGGTGCTTTTGGTCTGATCCTGATGATCATGGTGACGCAATTTAACTCAGTAGGTCGTCCGTTGGTAATATTTATGGAGATATTGTTCAGTATCATCGGCGTATTCTTAGGATTTTCCATTTTCGGTATGGACATCTCCATTGTAATGACGGGAGTAGGTATTATGGCGTTGGCTGGTATTGTGGTACGTAATGGTATCGTGTTAGTGGAGTTTACGGATCTGCTGGTACAGCAGGGTACGCCGGTGTACGATGCGGTGATTGAAGGTGGCCGGACCCGCATGACGCCCGTATTACTGACTGCTATTGCGGCTATATTGGGTCTGATCCCATTAGCGGTAGGATTAAATATTGACTTTGCCACATTATTCTCTGAGTTTAATCCACATATCTTCTTCGGTGGTGACAATGTCGCCTTCTGGGGACCATTGGCCTGGACGATGGTGTACGGGTTGGTTTTTGCGACCTTCCTCACTTTGATTTTGGTGCCTGTGATGTATGCGATGAATAAGCGGTCTATCGATGTATTGGATTACCTGGGCTGGCCGAGGGGACTGAAGTATGTGCCGTTCCTGGTGTTGATCGCCAAGCTGTTTTTGAAGAAGGAAACGGTGAAGAAGCTGCATGATCCTCATTATGTATCGTCTAAGCCATATGAGTTTTTCAGAAATCCAGAAGGCGCTTCGCCGGTAAATGCCGGCAGTAAGGAAGGCAACGGCGTAAGTGCACATCATTGA